The following are encoded in a window of Maylandia zebra isolate NMK-2024a linkage group LG5, Mzebra_GT3a, whole genome shotgun sequence genomic DNA:
- the LOC143418642 gene encoding uncharacterized protein LOC143418642 has protein sequence MFLYLLVFMAFHSSRWIPKNQRLRFQLLNVLFITIVLVPQFYVMGRPKSSRYCRQPLLNNLSASVALSLMASGFAVIFTLTDPVHQSLWAAYHVFGLLSCGQGLCTTILTLTAAACAKTTPELYYMSLVLTVVSAISTGFFMVRGGLWLTNRHSVTDPSRNNEL, from the exons ATGTTTCTTTACTTGCTGGTCTTCATGGCATTTCACAGCAGCAGATGGATACCAAAGAATCAGAGATTAAGATT TCAACTACTGAATGTACTGTTCATCACAATTGTTCTGGTTCCTCAGTTCTACGTGATGGGAAG GCCCAAATCCTCAAGATACTGCAGGCAGCCCCTTCTGAACAACCTGTCAGCCTCAGTTGCTCTGTCCTTGATGGCTTCAG GTTTTGCAGTGATATTCACACTGACAGACCCAGTTCATCAGAGCTTGTGGGCTGCCTACCATGTGTTTGGTCTACTGTCATGTGGCCAAGGTTTGTGCACTACTATCCTgactctgacagcagcagcatgt GCCAAAACCACCCCTGAGCTGTACTACATGTCCCTTGTCCTAACAGTGGTCTCTGCTATCAGTACAG GTTTTTTCATGGTCAGAGGAGGACTGTGGCTAACCAACAGGCACTCTGTGACAGATCCAAGCAGAAACAATGAGTTATAA
- the h6pd gene encoding GDH/6PGL endoplasmic bifunctional protein, with protein sequence MFLTVFFLLVALCTQGGNGKEGEEAQRPGHVSVVIVGGTGDLAKKYLWQGFFQLYINQVSSGNTFSFYGGGQSPTEKATPVLFEILKAVSCSKDVSQERCALLKDQFLRLAQYRQLKSLEDYQDLAKHIEQQLQEEGMTEAGRLFYLSVPAFAYADIAEKINSSCRPKSGAWLRVVLEKPFGHDYGSAQVLASQLRSSLTEEEMYRIDHYLGKQVVSKMLPFRIQNKKLLDPIWNKHHIERVEIVLKETLDVKGRIAFYDQYGVIRDVLQNHLTEVMTLLTMRLPKNVSRSEEVLGNKLQILSSMLPLGKNQAVIGQYQTYKAEVQQELNKTKDHVSHTPTFAAVLAQIDDAQYEGMPILLISGKMLDERVGYARVLFKNDIFCVQNHNNVHCKPKQIVFYFGHGSLQYPAILVSKNLFKPALVDSEWKEVTEHKDVNVFGLPISDFYIQIPMEQKEAYAELISHIFLGQKNSFISTENLLASWDLWTPLLSSLASTFPRIYPGGADNADVLDIHLKGKDVTYNNEVVIISTDHMGGTSTNGFQVMQGKFRSSEMVSAWAEQLVDKLAADIQEAAEAAIYEGGVFHLALSGGSTPLALFHRLADHHFTFPWRNTHVWMVDERCVLPTELESNFRNLHDHLLQHVRIPYYNIHPMPVHLNQRLCVEEDGGALMYEKQLVKLVNSSSFHFVLLGVGYDGHTASLFPGGKADELGDSLVALTESPSKPHQRMSLTFNVINRARKVALLVMGKGKHELITQLSRVKDNPDKWPVTGVKPTNGNLVWYIDYDALLG encoded by the exons ATGTTTTTGACTGTGTTCTTCCTCCTGGTCGCGTTGTGCACCCAGGGAGGAAATGGTAAGGAGGGCGAGGAAGCACAGAGACCTGGCCATGTTTCGGTAGTCATAGTGGGAGGCACGGGTGACCTGGCGAAGAAGTACCTGTGGCAGGGATTCTTCCAGCTGTATATCAACCAAGTCAGTAGTGGAAACACCTTTTCTTTCTATGGCGGGGGACAGTCCCCCACTGAAAAGGCCACACCAGTGCTCTTTGAGATTCTGAAGGCAGTCTCCTGCTCAAAGGATGTTTCTCAGGAGCGCTGTGCTCTGCTGAAAGACCAGTTTCTGCGGCTCGCACAGTATCGCCAACTAAAGTCATTAGAGGACTATCAGGATCTGGCCAAGCACATTGAGCAACAGCTTCAAGAAGAGGGAATGACGGAGGCAGGCAGGCTCTTTTACCTCTCTGTACCAGCTTTTGCATATGCAGATATTGCTGAGAAGATTAATAGTAGTTGCAGGCCAAAAAGTGGGGCTTGGCTGAGGGTGGTGCTTGAAAAACCTTTTGGACATGACTACGGGAGTGCTCAGGTACTGGCATCTCAACTTCGCAGCTCACTGACGGAAGAAGAAATGTACAGAATTGACCACTACTTGGGGAAACAG GTGGTTTCAAAGATGCTTCCTTTtagaatacaaaacaaaaaattactTGATCCCATCTGGAACAAGCACCACATCGAGAGAGTGGAGATTGTACTGAAAGAGACTCTGGATGTTAAAG GTCGCATTGCCTTCTATGACCAGTATGGGGTCATCAGGGATGTGCTACAGAACCACCTGACTGAGGTCATGACACTGTTGACCATGAGGCTTCCCAAGAACGTGAGCAGAAGTGAGGAAGTCCTTGGAAACAAGCTGCAGATCCTTAGTTCCATGCTTCCTTTAGGAAAGAATCAAGCTGTGATCGGTCAGTACCAAACTTACAAAGCAGAAGttcagcaggagctgaataagaCCAAAGATCACGTCAGTCACACTCCAACATTTGCAG CTGTACTCGCACAGATTGATGACGCacaatatgaaggcatgccgatCCTTTTGATCTCAGGGAAGATGCTAGATGAGCGGGTGGGATACGCAcgtgttctttttaaaaatgacatatttTGTGTTCAAAACCACAATAACGTTCACTGCAAGCCCAAGCAGATAGTTTTCTACTTTGGACATGGCAGCCTTCAATATCCAGCAATTCTTGTTAGTAAGAATTTGTTCAAGCCAGCTCTAGTAGACAGTGAGTGGAAGGAAGTGACGGAGCACAAAGACGTCAACGTTTTTGGATTGCCTATTTCAGACTTCTACATCCAGATTCCAATGGAGCAGAAGGAAGCTTATGCAGAACTTATTTCTCACATCTTTTTGGGACAGAAGAATAGCTTCATTAGTACAGAGAACCTGTTGGCTTCCTGGGACTTATGGACACCGCTGCTCAGCAGTTTAGCCAGCACATTTCCGCGCATCTACCCAGGTGGTGCTGATAATGCAGACGTGCTGGACATCCATCTGAAAGGGAAAGACGTTACCTACAACAATGAGGTGGTGATAATCAGTACTGATCATATGGGTGGCACATCCACAAATGGTTTCCAAGTGATGCAAGGTAAATTTCGCAGTTCTGAAATGGTGTCTGCATGGGCCGAGCAGCTTGTTGACAAGCTCGCTGCAGATATTCAGGAAGCAGCAGAGGCAGCTATTTATGAGGGTGGTGTTTTCCATCTCGCCCTCTCCGGTGGATCTACTCCCCTTGCTCTGTTTCACAGGTTGGCCGATCACCATTTCACCTTCCCCTGGAGGAACACACATGTTTGGATGGTGGACGAGCGCTGCGTGCTGCCGACGGAACTGGAGTCCAACTTCCGCAACTTGCATGACCATCTACTGCAACATGTGAGAATCCCGTATTACAACATCCACCCCATGCCAGTGCATCTCAACCAGCGCCTATGTGTGGAGGAAGATGGAGGAGCGCTAATGTATGAGAAGCAACTCGTTAAATTGGTTAACAGCTCCAGCTTCCACTTTGTACTGCTGGGTGTCGGCTATGATGGCCACACAGCCTCTTTGTTCCCCGGTGGCAAAGCTGATGAACTTGGCGATAGTCTGGTGGCCCTCACTGAGAGCCCCTCCAAGCCACACCAGCGTATGAGCCTCACCTTTAATGTCATTAATCGAGCCCGCAAAGTTGCCCTTTTGGTGATGGGCAAAGGCAAACACGAGCTGATCACCCAGCTGAGCCGCGTGAAGGACAACCCAGACAAATGGCCTGTCACTGGTGTGAAGCCTACTAATGGTAACCTTGTTTGGTACATAGACTATGATGCACTTTTAGGATAA